In a genomic window of Nodosilinea sp. E11:
- a CDS encoding DUF262 domain-containing protein has product MAISYTPTSPTTASFSMQLSTILDQIDMGSIALPEFQRGYVWNRDQVRNLMTSLYRRHPVGSLLVWETQTEQVADHARGDGNLAAGTVKLLLDGQQRITSLYGTIRGRAPKFFDGNAQAFTGLYFNLEDEIFAFYMPTRMDGNPLWVSVTELMQPEGLGKVMASLYANPEYTPKMASFMGRLNTIDSIKSREFHIESVTGADKTVDEVVDIFNNVNSGGTKLSKGDLALARICAAWPEARDELKTRLDKWGRAGFYFKLDWFLRCITAVVTNESLFSALKDVSTDRFKTGLYETERSIDTLLNIIASRLGLDHDRVLGSVYSFPLMTRYLDQRGGHFPNHQERDKMLYWYVHTAIWGRYSSQTESTLRKDLDAIDGPDGSLDRLIEQLRQNRGDLRINAGDFSGWSLGNRFYPMLYLLTRVCGARDWEDDINISQHMLGRLSNLEVHHIFPKSKLYQQGYGRAEVNAIANFTFLTKETNLKVSNRDPWEYFAHYEEKHPGTIASHWIPMDRELWKYENYREFLAARRTLLAKAANDFLDSLYTGTMPESETTASVLERDAIIVPGGIADDAEERALQACNRWVIEQGLPAGELAYNLVNAEGEAIAIFDLAWPEGIQAGYSQPVALLLDEGNDTEELANRAGFLFFTDIERFENYVRHDILALEPTSERVAVLS; this is encoded by the coding sequence ATGGCGATAAGCTATACCCCTACTAGCCCCACCACGGCCTCTTTCTCCATGCAACTGAGCACCATCCTCGACCAAATCGACATGGGCAGCATCGCCCTGCCTGAGTTCCAGCGCGGCTACGTCTGGAACCGTGATCAGGTTCGCAACCTGATGACCTCCCTCTACCGTCGGCACCCCGTCGGTAGCCTGCTCGTATGGGAGACCCAGACCGAGCAGGTGGCAGACCATGCCCGTGGGGATGGCAACCTAGCCGCTGGTACCGTCAAGCTGTTGTTGGATGGTCAACAGCGCATTACCTCCCTCTACGGCACTATTCGAGGTCGAGCACCCAAATTCTTTGACGGCAATGCTCAGGCCTTTACCGGGCTTTACTTTAACCTTGAAGACGAAATCTTCGCCTTCTATATGCCCACCCGCATGGATGGCAATCCGCTATGGGTTAGCGTCACCGAGCTGATGCAGCCCGAAGGGCTTGGGAAGGTCATGGCCTCGCTTTACGCCAACCCTGAGTACACGCCAAAAATGGCAAGCTTTATGGGCCGCCTCAACACGATAGACAGCATTAAGAGCCGCGAATTTCATATTGAATCGGTCACCGGGGCCGACAAAACCGTAGACGAAGTGGTGGATATCTTCAATAACGTCAACAGCGGCGGCACCAAGCTATCTAAAGGCGATCTGGCCCTGGCTCGCATCTGTGCCGCCTGGCCCGAGGCCCGCGACGAGCTGAAAACCCGATTGGACAAGTGGGGCCGGGCCGGGTTCTACTTTAAGCTCGACTGGTTTCTACGCTGCATCACCGCTGTCGTTACCAACGAGTCCTTGTTCTCGGCCCTCAAAGACGTCTCCACCGATCGCTTTAAGACAGGGCTATACGAAACTGAGCGCTCTATCGATACGCTGCTCAATATCATTGCCTCGCGCCTGGGCCTAGACCATGATCGCGTCCTGGGCAGTGTTTACTCCTTCCCGCTCATGACCCGCTATCTCGACCAGCGGGGTGGTCACTTCCCCAACCACCAAGAGCGCGACAAAATGCTCTACTGGTATGTCCATACCGCCATCTGGGGGCGATACTCTAGCCAAACCGAATCGACCCTCCGCAAAGACCTCGACGCCATCGATGGCCCAGATGGCAGCCTCGATCGCCTGATTGAGCAACTGCGGCAAAACCGAGGCGATCTAAGAATCAACGCCGGAGACTTTAGCGGCTGGAGCCTGGGCAACCGCTTTTACCCCATGCTCTACCTGCTTACCCGCGTTTGCGGTGCCCGCGATTGGGAAGACGACATCAACATCTCCCAACACATGCTCGGCAGGCTGAGCAATCTGGAAGTTCACCACATTTTTCCCAAGTCCAAGCTATACCAGCAGGGCTATGGTCGGGCCGAGGTGAATGCGATCGCAAACTTCACCTTCCTGACCAAAGAGACCAACCTCAAAGTCTCTAACCGCGACCCCTGGGAATACTTCGCCCACTACGAAGAAAAACACCCCGGCACCATCGCCTCCCACTGGATTCCGATGGATCGAGAGCTTTGGAAGTACGAAAACTATCGCGAGTTCCTCGCTGCCCGCCGCACCCTCCTGGCTAAAGCCGCCAATGACTTCCTCGACAGCCTCTATACCGGCACCATGCCTGAATCTGAGACTACGGCTTCTGTACTAGAGCGCGATGCCATCATTGTCCCTGGCGGCATTGCCGACGATGCCGAAGAACGAGCTCTGCAAGCCTGCAACCGCTGGGTGATCGAACAAGGGCTACCGGCAGGGGAGTTGGCTTATAACCTGGTCAATGCCGAGGGGGAGGCGATCGCCATTTTTGACCTGGCTTGGCCCGAGGGCATCCAGGCTGGGTACAGTCAACCCGTTGCCCTGCTGCTAGACGAAGGCAACGATACCGAAGAACTCGCCAACCGCGCTGGTTTTCTCTTCTTCACCGATATCGAACGCTTTGAGAACTACGTTCGCCACGACATCCTGGCTCTAGAGCCTACTAGCGAAAGAGTAGCTGTTCTGAGCTAA
- a CDS encoding UvrD-helicase domain-containing protein: MLDHAVRLVMSIDFLDAFSQLPKQIQGKTSAFIQKFKQTPTSSGLNYESIQNATDPNLKSLRVDQTYRAIVRKPDSGNAYLLLWVDKHDDAYAWAQRKVCKVNPESGALQIIDVEAASALESELSTHKQPQVKGRFDEVRDRHLVRLGVPEELLGAVRAVVTDADVDKLLPRLPEEAADALLMLASGYAIEDVLTLQDKQQEKTVDPNDIERALEQADSLRRFHVITDDDELLEMLAAPLDKWRVFLHPSQRRLINRDWNGPVRVLGGAGTGKTVVAMHRAKWLAEHRFTDANDRILFTTFTRNLATDIEANLRKICSPEVMRRIKVENLDSWVAAFLKAEGAPTRIVYGNELDDLWQQVFAVGIDHPEAFYKDEWQQVIQPQNITSPQEYFKASRVGRGTRLNRMQRAAVWPVFEEFRALMKQKGLKDREDAMYDACSLLKNKPEGDRPFQAVIVDEAQDMGPADFSLIRALVPANSTSNDIFIVGDPHQRIYGRKVTLSHCGIEVRGRSRKLRLNYRTTDETRKWATALLSGLTMDDLDGGRDDLTDYRSLMHGDAPWVQGFDTFPQEVEFIHSQLQTLDQGDVPLSTVCIVVRSNSLAKNYESQLKHLGLQTRPISRSEADNPALPGVRIATMHRVKGLQFEHVFLAGLTQDQMPPQSAISMAADKAAQNAVLKAERCLLHVSATRAKKGVFVTYHGQPSDLLPLGQ, encoded by the coding sequence ATGTTAGACCACGCCGTTCGATTAGTCATGTCCATCGACTTTCTCGATGCCTTCAGCCAGCTCCCTAAGCAGATCCAGGGTAAGACCTCGGCCTTCATCCAAAAATTCAAGCAAACCCCTACCAGTTCGGGCCTCAACTACGAGTCGATTCAGAATGCTACCGACCCCAACCTCAAGTCTCTGCGGGTCGACCAAACCTATCGCGCCATTGTTCGCAAGCCCGACTCTGGCAATGCCTACCTGTTGCTCTGGGTCGATAAGCATGATGACGCCTATGCCTGGGCACAGCGAAAAGTTTGTAAGGTGAACCCTGAATCGGGAGCCTTACAAATCATTGACGTTGAAGCCGCCTCTGCCCTGGAAAGTGAGCTATCCACCCACAAACAGCCCCAGGTCAAGGGACGGTTTGATGAGGTTCGCGATCGCCACCTGGTACGCCTGGGGGTGCCCGAAGAACTGCTGGGGGCGGTACGGGCCGTCGTCACCGATGCTGATGTGGATAAGCTGCTGCCTCGCCTGCCGGAAGAAGCCGCTGATGCCCTATTAATGCTGGCTTCCGGCTATGCCATTGAAGACGTGCTGACCCTGCAAGACAAACAGCAGGAGAAAACCGTAGACCCCAACGACATCGAGCGTGCCCTAGAGCAGGCTGACAGCCTGCGTCGGTTCCATGTCATCACGGACGATGACGAACTGCTAGAGATGCTGGCCGCTCCCCTCGATAAGTGGCGGGTCTTTCTCCATCCTAGCCAGCGGCGACTGATCAACCGCGACTGGAATGGCCCCGTTCGGGTGCTTGGAGGGGCAGGCACCGGCAAAACTGTGGTGGCTATGCACCGGGCCAAGTGGCTGGCGGAACATCGCTTCACCGACGCCAATGACCGCATCCTCTTCACCACCTTTACTCGCAACCTGGCCACCGATATCGAAGCCAACCTGCGCAAAATCTGTTCCCCCGAAGTGATGCGCCGCATTAAGGTAGAGAATCTCGACAGTTGGGTGGCAGCCTTTCTCAAGGCGGAGGGGGCACCGACTCGCATTGTCTACGGCAATGAACTAGATGACCTTTGGCAGCAGGTCTTTGCCGTGGGCATCGACCACCCCGAGGCCTTTTACAAAGACGAATGGCAGCAGGTCATTCAGCCCCAGAACATTACCAGCCCTCAGGAGTATTTCAAAGCCTCCCGTGTGGGACGCGGTACCCGTCTTAACCGGATGCAGCGGGCGGCTGTATGGCCTGTATTTGAAGAGTTCCGCGCCCTGATGAAGCAGAAGGGCCTGAAGGATCGCGAAGATGCCATGTACGATGCCTGTAGCTTGCTGAAGAATAAGCCAGAGGGCGATCGCCCCTTCCAGGCCGTCATCGTCGATGAAGCCCAAGACATGGGACCGGCGGATTTTTCCCTGATTCGGGCCTTGGTGCCCGCCAACTCCACCAGCAACGACATTTTCATCGTTGGCGACCCCCACCAGCGCATCTATGGCCGCAAAGTCACCCTCAGCCACTGCGGCATTGAGGTACGCGGGCGCTCCCGCAAACTCCGCCTCAACTATCGCACTACCGATGAGACCCGCAAGTGGGCCACGGCCCTCCTCTCTGGTCTCACCATGGATGATCTCGACGGCGGGCGCGACGACCTCACTGACTACCGCTCTCTCATGCACGGCGATGCCCCGTGGGTGCAAGGCTTCGACACCTTCCCCCAAGAGGTAGAGTTCATCCACAGCCAGCTCCAAACGTTAGACCAAGGCGATGTGCCGCTCTCTACCGTCTGCATTGTGGTGCGCAGTAACTCCCTCGCCAAAAACTACGAGTCTCAGCTTAAACACCTGGGCCTTCAGACTCGCCCCATTAGCCGCAGCGAGGCGGATAATCCGGCCCTACCTGGCGTTCGCATCGCTACTATGCACCGGGTCAAGGGGCTTCAGTTTGAGCATGTTTTTCTGGCGGGCCTCACCCAAGATCAGATGCCGCCCCAGAGTGCGATTTCTATGGCAGCGGACAAGGCTGCCCAAAATGCCGTCCTCAAAGCGGAACGGTGCTTGCTGCATGTATCGGCGACTCGGGCGAAGAAGGGAGTTTTTGTGACCTACCACGGACAGCCGAGTGATTTGTTGCCACTTGGCCAGTAG
- a CDS encoding DEAD/DEAH box helicase, with protein MIPSVIASEVRTSVEDFLKTTFRHSTHSFEGLMDRFLAEGENCFKGPYVSIALPFRSGTAGASYFPDVPMAFPPHRHQEQAFERLKAPFYKSTLIATGTGSGKTECFLMPLLDHCVQHRGEPGIKALLIYPMNALATDQAKRIAKAIHDNPKLNGYVTAGLFVGESEKEPRAVMTEDGVITDKDILRHNPPDILLTNYKMLDYLLVRPRDKPLWAGNAPDTLRYLVVDEIHTFDGAQGTDLACLIRRLKARLQTPKNHLACVGTSATLGGGDSKTAMLNYARGVFDEPFADKPFDPGVIEEDRLSPDEFLQDIIRSNGNSLSQTDLLDFLVEASGQSRPVPTLDDLPTLDPAHYHSLEDYLNAQHQLWLGQPIAKDFKGTNWRLDLGKRDGLISLPIVMRLLPLLAAGPINLTELWDQLQSKFPLPADATPAFKTAFLDSLLALMATARRSVKTHAGVLPWVNLRVQFWQRELRRMVATVEPEPRLVFADDQSADDKAKVLPVLNCRECGSTGWGGLRKQMGDRTIACDLQDFYIAYFGHSPLTTFVFPTTAQEAKEKGWDWWQLCTQCLSLNRGHGSTCTACGHDQLIPVLEPDLAREVKTKAGNTRRESHHDCPFCGAKDGLSIIGSRAASLSSVVIGTLFGSAYNSDRKLITFSDSVQDAAHRAGFFGARTFRTTLRTALAQYLDQQVNLSSSGQPLDQVVTCFQQHWRTQLGNDADYIATFMPTDMQWLGEWEALQNTGKVSPALLDFIQQRLDWEIVADVGLRSTIGRSLEQVGLCAVQIDPARLQKTVDSLLPQLQNEVGALPNLDATTVTRFLLGLLRHLRQRGGILHPEAATYIEQNGKPFLLQRRIFMPGYGPGSRLPIYLSDQSNTFEKILSKDRLTWCYQWAFKTFFDWSELSLVAEQFSLIYDLVLAELVNQQILGLQYTRNNHRVWGLLPPALHLHTASEALACDTCGDPYSSTPDELALWVGMPCRQPNCAGHYQPSSQSSLDFYKNLYRRGEVWRIFAQEHTGLLEREVRETLEDRFINGTRRSDPNLLSATSTLEMGINIGDLSSTLLCSVPPTQANYQQRIGRAGRRDGNAFVGAIANGRPHDLYFWANPLKMIAGGVETPGFYLDASAILQRQLTAYCLDCWVAQGAQPQDLPDRFSLVLEAVKKQDIARFPYNWLGYIETHQTALLTAFFELFADHITKPTQEQLSLFMEKGDQEEGGLRWRILNRLTEVVEERTRLQSQIELLRRRLKDKEDGPKSQNHDEELEELRRERSGFMDLVKKLNNKSTLNFFTDEGLLPNYAFPEAGVTLKSIIWRERMTKGDTSQGKYETFSFEYERPGAIAIGELVPSGTFYAEGRRVNIDQIDLNLSQIEEWRFCRNCSYAVSTLDEAAKRKTCPRCSDVMWSDEGRKRKMIRLRQVMATTGDRSSRIGDDRDERTPAFFTKSLLADFDPANREETYVFDDEEFPFGFEFIKTATFREVNFGEATAQGEKVEIAGDARPRHGFKVCRHCGKVQTSKTQFKQGKFQHTLSCNARNKDDDSQFADILYLFRQFGSEAIRILMPVDILNFPEKLHSFIAALQLGLKLHFQGNVDHLRVLISEEPQPNGSLRRPYLFLYDTVPGGTGYLKQLLRNTDDFMAVLEKALQVAETCGCEDGCYECLFAYRNSFDQDKTSRTAAVSILKAILSRKDALKPSDTSLSGVKLNALFDSVLEQRFVEALRRYRYREEPTIVRSEVINGKAGYFVKIGDQAWNVEPQVNLGPAQGVAVPSRADFVFWPAKNVGQLKPIVIFTDGWEYHCDRIGQDFLQRMAIAQSDQFHVWSLSWADVEAQFNPQENTAINLLQMGINDQFQHNSLKLFDHYGCPSLHKLSLESSFVWLTHYLANPDDAQWTAFALVRTYAHIEPKLTPEQGWGDEVRSLLGHDLTALAQVDSPNRRFGQFQWHSIDGVPLVKSYLSLDPSRHAQKDPQSVFALTWLDDRDRHTGEPAVLKAWQGVLRQFNLFQFLPFSYVLTDSSATTIRPELEHLMPASPAPQSAHLVLGAQWQQIAEFTDPAVHPLLEPMAQHHLPIPEPGYELEDEDGSALTAPAELAWPEFQIALLLDESDLTSFTTQGWKAYCLANIQANPNRFFKQFQTLREAAAC; from the coding sequence ATGATTCCCTCTGTAATCGCATCCGAAGTCCGCACCAGCGTCGAAGACTTTCTCAAAACCACCTTCCGCCATTCCACCCACAGCTTTGAAGGGTTGATGGATCGGTTCTTGGCCGAAGGCGAAAACTGCTTCAAAGGCCCCTACGTCTCGATTGCGCTGCCCTTTCGTTCGGGCACAGCAGGGGCCAGCTACTTCCCCGACGTGCCGATGGCGTTCCCGCCCCACCGCCACCAAGAACAAGCCTTTGAGCGCCTTAAAGCCCCCTTCTACAAATCGACCTTGATCGCCACGGGTACCGGCTCCGGTAAAACCGAGTGCTTTCTCATGCCCCTGCTTGATCACTGCGTTCAGCACCGTGGCGAGCCTGGCATCAAGGCCCTGCTGATCTACCCCATGAATGCCCTAGCCACCGACCAGGCGAAGCGCATTGCCAAGGCCATTCACGATAACCCCAAGCTCAATGGCTACGTCACCGCTGGCTTGTTTGTGGGCGAGTCAGAAAAAGAACCCCGAGCGGTGATGACCGAAGACGGCGTCATCACCGACAAAGACATCCTGCGCCACAACCCACCCGACATTTTGCTCACCAACTACAAAATGCTCGACTACCTGCTGGTGCGGCCCCGCGACAAGCCGCTGTGGGCGGGCAATGCCCCCGACACCCTGCGCTACCTGGTGGTAGACGAAATTCATACCTTTGATGGCGCTCAGGGCACCGATTTGGCCTGCCTGATTCGCCGTCTCAAGGCCCGACTACAAACCCCCAAAAACCATTTGGCCTGTGTGGGCACCTCCGCCACCCTGGGCGGCGGCGACAGCAAAACCGCTATGCTCAACTACGCCCGTGGCGTTTTTGATGAGCCCTTCGCAGATAAACCCTTCGACCCCGGCGTAATCGAAGAAGATCGGCTTTCTCCCGATGAGTTTTTGCAAGACATCATCCGCAGCAACGGCAATTCCCTCAGCCAAACAGACTTACTGGATTTTTTAGTAGAAGCCAGCGGTCAATCGCGCCCCGTACCCACCCTGGACGACCTGCCTACCCTCGACCCGGCTCACTACCACAGCCTAGAAGACTACCTAAACGCTCAGCACCAGCTTTGGTTAGGGCAGCCCATTGCTAAGGATTTTAAGGGTACAAACTGGCGGCTCGATCTGGGCAAACGAGATGGGCTGATTTCTCTACCCATCGTCATGAGGCTGCTGCCGCTGCTGGCAGCGGGGCCGATCAATCTCACTGAGCTGTGGGATCAGCTCCAGAGTAAGTTTCCTTTACCCGCCGATGCCACCCCCGCCTTCAAGACAGCCTTCCTGGATAGTTTGCTGGCCCTGATGGCGACAGCTCGACGCTCTGTGAAAACTCATGCAGGCGTTTTGCCTTGGGTTAACCTCCGAGTTCAGTTTTGGCAGCGGGAGCTGCGGCGCATGGTGGCCACTGTAGAGCCAGAACCTCGCCTGGTATTTGCCGATGATCAAAGCGCCGACGACAAAGCCAAAGTGTTGCCGGTGCTGAACTGTCGCGAGTGTGGCAGCACCGGCTGGGGCGGCTTGCGGAAGCAGATGGGCGATCGCACCATTGCCTGTGATCTGCAAGATTTCTACATTGCCTACTTTGGCCACAGCCCCTTAACCACGTTTGTGTTTCCGACAACAGCACAGGAAGCTAAAGAAAAAGGCTGGGACTGGTGGCAACTCTGTACCCAATGTCTTTCCCTCAACCGAGGCCACGGCAGCACCTGCACCGCCTGTGGTCACGACCAGCTGATTCCCGTTCTAGAACCCGACCTGGCGCGGGAAGTAAAAACCAAAGCGGGCAATACCCGCCGCGAGAGTCACCACGACTGCCCGTTTTGCGGGGCGAAAGACGGTCTATCGATTATTGGCTCACGGGCGGCCAGCCTCTCTAGCGTGGTGATTGGCACCCTATTTGGGTCAGCCTACAACAGCGATCGCAAACTGATCACCTTCTCCGACTCGGTGCAAGATGCCGCCCACCGGGCCGGGTTTTTCGGAGCCAGAACCTTCCGCACCACCCTGCGCACGGCCCTGGCCCAGTACTTAGATCAGCAGGTCAATCTGTCGAGTAGCGGCCAACCCCTTGACCAGGTGGTGACGTGCTTTCAACAGCATTGGCGCACCCAGTTGGGCAACGATGCCGACTACATCGCCACCTTCATGCCCACCGACATGCAGTGGCTGGGCGAATGGGAAGCCCTGCAAAACACCGGCAAGGTATCCCCCGCCCTGCTGGACTTTATCCAGCAGCGGCTGGATTGGGAAATTGTCGCCGATGTGGGGCTGCGCTCTACCATCGGGCGATCGCTGGAGCAGGTCGGCCTGTGCGCGGTACAGATCGACCCCGCCCGGCTCCAGAAAACCGTTGATTCCCTGCTGCCCCAGCTGCAAAACGAAGTAGGGGCGCTGCCCAACCTCGATGCCACCACCGTCACCCGGTTCCTGCTGGGGCTCCTGCGTCACCTGCGGCAGCGGGGCGGCATTCTGCACCCAGAGGCGGCCACCTATATTGAGCAAAACGGCAAACCGTTTCTGCTCCAGCGGCGCATCTTCATGCCGGGGTATGGCCCAGGCTCTCGCCTACCGATTTACCTGTCTGACCAAAGCAACACCTTTGAGAAGATCCTCAGCAAAGATCGGCTCACCTGGTGCTACCAGTGGGCCTTCAAGACCTTCTTCGACTGGTCAGAGCTATCCCTGGTGGCCGAACAGTTCTCGCTGATCTATGACCTGGTATTGGCAGAGTTGGTCAACCAACAGATTCTCGGTCTCCAGTACACCCGCAACAATCACCGAGTGTGGGGCCTGCTACCGCCAGCCCTGCACCTGCACACCGCCAGCGAGGCGCTGGCCTGCGATACCTGCGGCGACCCCTACAGCAGCACCCCCGACGAACTAGCCCTATGGGTGGGTATGCCCTGCCGCCAACCCAACTGTGCTGGGCATTACCAACCCTCATCCCAGTCCTCTCTCGACTTCTATAAAAACCTCTACCGACGAGGCGAAGTCTGGCGAATTTTTGCTCAAGAGCACACGGGCCTGCTAGAGCGGGAGGTGCGCGAAACCCTGGAAGATCGCTTTATCAATGGCACCCGTCGCAGCGATCCGAACCTGCTCTCGGCCACCTCGACCCTAGAAATGGGGATAAACATTGGCGACCTGTCCTCGACATTGCTCTGCTCGGTGCCCCCCACCCAGGCCAACTACCAGCAGCGCATAGGTCGGGCCGGACGGCGCGATGGCAATGCCTTTGTAGGGGCGATCGCCAACGGGCGACCCCACGATCTCTACTTCTGGGCCAACCCTCTAAAAATGATTGCCGGTGGAGTGGAGACCCCTGGCTTTTACCTGGATGCCTCTGCCATTCTGCAACGGCAGCTCACGGCCTACTGTCTCGATTGCTGGGTAGCCCAGGGGGCACAGCCCCAGGATTTGCCCGATCGCTTCTCCTTGGTGCTGGAGGCCGTCAAAAAGCAGGATATCGCTCGCTTTCCCTACAACTGGTTGGGCTATATCGAAACCCATCAGACCGCCCTGCTAACCGCGTTTTTTGAGTTATTCGCCGACCACATTACCAAACCTACCCAAGAGCAACTCAGTCTCTTTATGGAAAAAGGCGACCAGGAGGAAGGGGGCCTGCGCTGGCGCATTCTCAACCGGCTGACCGAAGTGGTGGAAGAACGCACCCGCCTGCAAAGCCAGATCGAACTGCTGCGGCGACGCCTTAAAGACAAAGAAGATGGCCCCAAAAGTCAGAACCACGACGAAGAGCTGGAGGAACTACGGCGGGAGAGATCGGGCTTCATGGATCTGGTGAAGAAGCTCAACAACAAAAGTACGCTCAACTTCTTCACGGACGAAGGGCTGCTGCCCAACTACGCCTTCCCTGAGGCAGGCGTCACGCTCAAATCGATCATCTGGCGAGAGCGGATGACGAAAGGAGATACCAGCCAGGGCAAATACGAAACCTTCTCCTTTGAGTATGAAAGACCGGGAGCGATCGCCATCGGCGAACTGGTGCCCTCCGGTACGTTCTATGCCGAGGGGCGGCGGGTCAACATCGACCAGATCGACCTCAACCTCTCCCAGATTGAAGAGTGGCGCTTTTGCCGCAACTGCTCCTACGCGGTCTCCACCCTAGACGAGGCGGCCAAGCGCAAAACCTGCCCCCGCTGTAGCGATGTGATGTGGTCGGACGAAGGCCGCAAGCGTAAGATGATTCGGCTGCGCCAGGTGATGGCCACCACGGGCGATCGCAGCAGCCGCATTGGCGACGATCGCGATGAGCGCACCCCAGCCTTCTTTACTAAATCGCTGCTGGCCGACTTCGACCCTGCCAACCGAGAAGAAACCTACGTATTCGACGACGAGGAATTTCCCTTTGGCTTCGAGTTCATCAAGACGGCGACCTTCCGAGAAGTAAACTTTGGCGAAGCCACTGCCCAGGGCGAAAAGGTCGAAATTGCGGGGGATGCCCGTCCCCGCCACGGGTTCAAGGTGTGCCGCCACTGTGGCAAGGTGCAAACCTCGAAAACCCAGTTTAAGCAGGGCAAATTCCAGCACACCCTCTCCTGCAACGCTAGAAATAAAGACGACGACAGCCAGTTCGCCGATATTCTCTACCTGTTTCGTCAGTTCGGGTCCGAGGCCATCCGCATTCTCATGCCGGTGGATATCCTCAACTTCCCCGAAAAGCTGCACTCCTTCATCGCCGCCCTACAGCTGGGCCTGAAGCTGCACTTCCAGGGCAACGTGGATCATTTGCGGGTGCTGATTAGCGAAGAACCCCAACCCAACGGCTCTCTGCGGCGTCCCTACCTATTTCTCTACGACACGGTACCCGGCGGCACTGGCTACCTAAAACAGCTGCTGCGCAACACCGACGACTTCATGGCGGTGCTAGAAAAGGCCCTGCAAGTGGCTGAAACCTGTGGGTGCGAAGACGGCTGCTACGAATGCCTGTTCGCCTACCGCAACAGTTTCGACCAGGATAAAACCAGCCGCACCGCTGCGGTGTCTATTCTCAAAGCCATTCTCAGCCGCAAAGATGCCTTGAAGCCCTCTGATACCAGCCTTTCTGGGGTCAAGCTAAACGCCCTGTTCGATAGCGTGCTCGAACAGCGGTTTGTGGAGGCCCTGCGCCGCTACCGCTATCGGGAGGAACCCACCATTGTCCGCAGTGAGGTAATCAACGGCAAGGCGGGGTACTTCGTCAAAATTGGTGACCAGGCTTGGAATGTAGAGCCCCAGGTCAACCTTGGCCCCGCCCAGGGAGTCGCAGTGCCCAGCCGAGCAGACTTTGTCTTTTGGCCTGCTAAAAATGTCGGTCAGCTCAAGCCCATCGTGATCTTTACTGATGGCTGGGAATACCACTGCGATCGCATCGGTCAGGACTTTCTCCAGCGCATGGCGATCGCCCAAAGCGACCAGTTCCACGTCTGGTCCCTCAGTTGGGCCGATGTGGAGGCTCAGTTCAACCCCCAGGAAAACACCGCTATTAACCTGCTACAGATGGGCATTAACGACCAGTTCCAGCACAACAGCCTGAAGCTGTTTGACCACTACGGCTGCCCTAGTCTCCACAAGCTCTCCCTAGAGTCCAGCTTTGTCTGGCTCACCCACTACCTGGCCAATCCTGACGATGCCCAGTGGACTGCCTTTGCCCTGGTCAGAACCTACGCCCATATTGAGCCCAAGCTCACGCCGGAGCAGGGTTGGGGGGATGAGGTGCGATCGCTGCTCGGCCATGACCTGACGGCCTTAGCCCAAGTAGACTCCCCCAACCGTCGGTTTGGCCAGTTTCAGTGGCACTCTATCGACGGGGTTCCCCTGGTCAAGTCCTACCTCTCCCTCGATCCCAGCCGCCATGCCCAGAAAGATCCCCAATCTGTCTTTGCCCTCACCTGGCTAGATGACCGCGATCGCCACACCGGAGAACCTGCCGTTCTCAAAGCCTGGCAGGGAGTACTGCGTCAATTCAACCTATTTCAGTTCCTACCTTTTAGCTATGTGCTCACAGACAGTAGCGCTACCACCATCCGGCCCGAGCTAGAGCATCTCATGCCCGCTTCCCCAGCCCCCCAATCAGCCCACCTGGTACTCGGAGCGCAGTGGCAGCAGATTGCAGAATTCACCGACCCAGCGGTTCATCCCTTACTGGAGCCCATGGCGCAGCACCACTTGCCCATCCCAGAACCTGGCTATGAGCTAGAAGACGAGGATGGCTCCGCGCTCACCGCCCCGGCAGAACTGGCCTGGCCGGAGTTCCAAATCGCCCTGCTGCTGGACGAGAGTGATCTGACCAGCTTTACCACCCAGGGTTGGAAGGCCTATTGCCTCGCCAATATCCAGGCCAACCCCAACCGCTTTTTTAAACAGTTCCAAACGCTCAGGGAGGCTGCTGCATGTTAG